A portion of the Pseudomonas sp. PSE14 genome contains these proteins:
- a CDS encoding AraC family transcriptional regulator, protein MDYRDPLPSSVSVAYLQGLVEHLQRQGVEPAQLLATVHLEPSILAQRDQRIAASAYLELVGAGVRLSGDDNLGLHLGEAVRPGYYGVLGYLIMSCATLADALHRQARYAALVGNLGRVELADEPPRAGCEALVKHSWEPLLPQQQRQMSEETLAGWVSFGHWVSGVDEAPFEVRFRHGAPADTREHQRIFRCPVLFDQPDNALVFPKRLLALPLGQADAQVRSTLDAYAERLLAEINKGDSVLDRARLELARQLPEQGADLERLSQTLALSPRTLQRRLRDTGLSFSQLVDETRQQLVLHYLRDPALDSADIAYLLGFSEAGSLARAFRRWTGQSLGQYRRKLVPLTDPEDDA, encoded by the coding sequence ATGGACTATCGCGATCCCCTGCCCAGTTCGGTATCGGTGGCCTACCTGCAGGGCCTCGTGGAGCATCTGCAGCGCCAGGGCGTAGAGCCTGCGCAGCTGCTGGCGACGGTGCACCTGGAGCCTTCGATCCTCGCCCAGCGCGATCAGCGCATCGCTGCCAGCGCGTACCTGGAACTGGTCGGCGCTGGCGTGCGGCTCAGCGGCGACGACAACCTCGGCCTGCACCTGGGCGAGGCGGTACGCCCGGGCTACTACGGGGTGCTGGGCTACCTGATCATGAGTTGCGCGACCCTCGCCGATGCGTTGCACCGCCAGGCTCGCTACGCCGCGCTGGTGGGCAACCTGGGGCGCGTGGAGCTGGCCGACGAACCGCCGCGCGCGGGCTGCGAAGCCCTGGTAAAGCACAGCTGGGAGCCGCTGCTGCCGCAACAGCAGCGACAGATGAGCGAGGAGACCCTGGCCGGCTGGGTCAGCTTCGGCCATTGGGTCAGCGGTGTGGACGAGGCGCCCTTCGAGGTGCGCTTCCGCCACGGCGCGCCGGCCGACACCCGCGAGCATCAGCGCATCTTCCGCTGCCCGGTGCTGTTCGATCAGCCGGACAACGCCCTGGTCTTCCCCAAACGCCTGCTGGCGCTGCCGCTGGGCCAGGCCGACGCCCAGGTGCGCAGTACCCTGGATGCCTACGCCGAGCGCCTGCTGGCGGAGATCAACAAGGGCGACAGCGTACTCGACCGCGCCCGCCTGGAGCTGGCGCGCCAGTTGCCGGAGCAGGGCGCGGACCTCGAGCGCCTGTCGCAGACGCTGGCGCTGAGCCCCCGCACGCTGCAGCGCCGTCTGCGCGATACCGGCCTGTCATTCAGCCAGCTGGTGGACGAAACCCGCCAGCAACTGGTGCTGCACTACCTGCGCGACCCGGCGCTGGACAGCGCCGACATCGCCTACCTGCTGGGCTTCAGCGAAGCCGGCTCGCTCGCCCGCGCATTCCGGCGCTGGACGGGGCAGAGTCTGGGCCAATACCGGCGTAAACTGGTGCCTTTGACCGATCCCGAGGACGATGCATGA
- the cyaY gene encoding iron donor protein CyaY, which translates to MSTLSEARFHDLVDAVQVTVEDAFDDSDLDVDLENSSGVLTVRFENGTQLILSRQPALRQLWVAARSGGFHFDYDESGSLWICDSTREPLGALLNRATLEQAGEDVDFPGI; encoded by the coding sequence ATGAGCACTTTGAGCGAAGCCCGCTTCCATGACCTGGTGGACGCCGTACAGGTAACGGTGGAGGACGCCTTCGACGACAGCGACCTGGACGTGGACCTGGAGAACTCCAGCGGCGTATTGACCGTGCGTTTCGAGAATGGCACCCAGCTGATCCTCAGCCGCCAGCCGGCGCTGCGCCAGCTGTGGGTGGCGGCGCGCTCCGGTGGTTTCCACTTCGACTACGACGAATCCGGCTCGCTGTGGATCTGCGACAGCACCCGCGAGCCGCTGGGCGCGCTGCTCAACCGCGCCACGCTGGAACAGGCGGGCGAGGATGTCGACTTCCCCGGAATCTGA
- a CDS encoding secondary thiamine-phosphate synthase enzyme YjbQ produces MWQQKSITLRPRSRGFHLVTDEVLAALPELAKCRVGLLHLLLQHTSASLTVNENADPSVRRDFERFFNRLVPQGEGGYEHDYEGPDDLPAHFKASLLGCQLTLPIQDGHLAMGVWQGIYLGEHRDHGGPRRILATWQGELV; encoded by the coding sequence ATGTGGCAGCAGAAATCCATCACCCTGCGCCCTCGTTCGCGAGGTTTCCACCTGGTCACTGACGAGGTCCTGGCCGCGTTGCCGGAGCTTGCGAAGTGCCGTGTCGGCCTGCTGCACCTGCTGTTGCAGCACACCTCGGCGTCGCTGACGGTGAACGAGAATGCCGATCCCTCGGTGCGCCGCGACTTCGAGCGATTCTTCAATCGCCTGGTGCCGCAGGGCGAGGGCGGTTACGAGCATGACTACGAAGGCCCGGACGATCTGCCGGCGCACTTCAAGGCCAGCCTGCTGGGCTGCCAGCTGACCCTGCCGATACAGGATGGCCACTTGGCAATGGGCGTCTGGCAAGGTATCTATCTCGGCGAGCACCGTGACCACGGGGGCCCGCGCAGGATACTGGCGACCTGGCAGGGCGAGCTTGTGTGA
- a CDS encoding DUF484 family protein, with protein sequence MTDTPQEPTVTLEADQVADYLRRHPEFFVDHDELIPEMRIPHQPGDAVSLVERQVRLLRERNIEMRHRLSQLMDVARDNDRLFDKTRRLVLDLLDATSLEDIVSTVEDSLRHEFQVPYVSLILFSDNNLPVGRSVSSAEAHQAIGGLLSGGKTVCGVLRPHELAFLFCEDEREQVGSAAVVPLTFQGLHGVLAIGSPDPQHYKSSLGTLFLGYVAEVLARTLPRFSTPLRSVR encoded by the coding sequence ATGACCGATACTCCGCAGGAACCCACCGTTACCCTCGAAGCCGACCAGGTCGCCGACTATCTTCGTCGGCACCCGGAATTCTTCGTCGACCATGACGAGCTGATCCCGGAGATGCGCATTCCGCACCAGCCGGGCGATGCCGTGTCGCTGGTGGAACGCCAGGTGCGCCTGCTGCGCGAGCGAAACATCGAGATGCGCCATCGCCTGTCGCAGCTGATGGACGTGGCCCGCGACAACGACCGGCTGTTCGACAAGACCCGCCGCCTGGTGCTCGACCTGCTCGACGCCACCAGCCTGGAAGACATCGTCAGCACCGTGGAAGACAGCCTGCGCCACGAATTCCAGGTGCCCTACGTCAGCCTGATCCTGTTCAGCGACAACAACCTGCCCGTGGGCCGCTCGGTGAGCAGCGCCGAGGCGCACCAGGCCATCGGCGGCCTGCTGTCGGGCGGCAAGACCGTCTGCGGCGTGCTGCGCCCCCACGAGCTGGCCTTCCTGTTCTGCGAAGACGAACGCGAGCAGGTCGGCTCCGCCGCCGTGGTGCCGCTGACCTTCCAGGGCCTGCACGGCGTGCTGGCGATCGGCAGCCCCGACCCGCAGCACTACAAGAGTTCGCTGGGCACCCTGTTCCTCGGCTACGTCGCCGAAGTCCTCGCCCGCACCCTGCCGCGCTTTTCCACGCCGCTGCGGTCGGTTCGATAA
- the glnK gene encoding P-II family nitrogen regulator, with protein sequence MKLVTAIIKPFKLDDVRESLSEIGVQGITVTEVKGFGRQKGHTELYRGAEYVVDFLPKVKIDVAIADDQLDRVIEAITKAANTGKIGDGKIFVVNLEQAIRIRTGETGTDAI encoded by the coding sequence ATGAAGCTAGTCACAGCCATCATCAAGCCGTTCAAGCTGGACGACGTTCGTGAGTCGCTGTCCGAGATCGGCGTGCAGGGCATCACTGTGACCGAAGTCAAGGGCTTCGGCCGGCAGAAGGGCCACACCGAGCTGTACCGTGGCGCGGAATACGTCGTCGACTTCCTGCCTAAGGTGAAGATCGACGTCGCCATCGCCGATGACCAACTGGATCGTGTTATCGAAGCCATCACCAAGGCCGCCAACACCGGGAAAATCGGTGACGGCAAGATCTTTGTCGTAAACCTGGAACAGGCCATTCGTATCCGTACCGGCGAAACCGGCACCGACGCGATCTAA
- a CDS encoding YifB family Mg chelatase-like AAA ATPase gives MSLAIVHSRAQVGVEAPGVTVEAHLANGLPSLTLVGLPEGAVKESKDRVRSALLNSGFDFPARRITLNLAPADLPKDGGRFDLAIALGILAASGQLADAGGLDDLECLGELALSGTLRPVPGVLPAALAARAAGRALVVPKENAEEASLASGLTVYAVGHLLELAAHFSGQERLRPYEANGLLRSTPPYPDLADVQGQTAAKRALLVAAAGAHNLLLSGPPGTGKTLLASRLPGLMPPLDEDEALQVAAIHSVAGRGPLTHWPQRPFRQPHHTASAPALVGGGSRPQPGEITLAHEGVLFLDELPEFDRKVLEVLREPLEGGEIVIARASGRVRFPARFQLVAAMNPCPCGYLGDPSGRCRCTPEQVQRYRAKLSGPLLDRIDLHLTVSRESTSLAPSGPSTSSAELAVQVAAARQRQLDRQGCANAFLDLKKMHQFCALGAEDQAWLEKAGERLNLSLRALHRILKVARTLADLQQAQAIGRTHLAEALQYRAGH, from the coding sequence ATGTCCCTCGCCATCGTCCACAGCCGCGCCCAGGTCGGCGTCGAAGCGCCCGGCGTTACCGTCGAGGCGCACCTGGCCAACGGCCTGCCGTCGCTGACCCTGGTCGGCCTGCCCGAAGGCGCGGTGAAAGAGAGCAAGGACCGCGTGCGCAGCGCCCTGCTCAACTCAGGTTTCGACTTCCCCGCCCGCCGTATCACCCTCAATCTTGCCCCGGCTGATCTGCCGAAAGATGGCGGGCGCTTCGACCTGGCCATCGCCCTGGGCATCCTCGCCGCCAGCGGACAGCTCGCCGATGCCGGTGGCCTGGATGACCTGGAATGCCTGGGCGAACTGGCGCTCTCCGGCACCCTGCGTCCGGTGCCGGGCGTGTTGCCCGCCGCCCTGGCCGCCCGCGCCGCCGGGCGGGCGCTGGTGGTGCCGAAGGAGAATGCCGAGGAAGCCAGCCTCGCCAGTGGGCTGACGGTCTATGCGGTCGGCCATCTGCTGGAGCTGGCCGCGCACTTCAGCGGCCAGGAACGCCTGCGGCCCTACGAGGCGAACGGCCTGCTGCGCAGCACGCCGCCCTACCCCGACCTGGCCGACGTACAGGGCCAGACAGCCGCCAAGCGCGCCCTGCTGGTGGCTGCAGCCGGCGCGCACAACCTGTTGCTCAGCGGCCCGCCCGGCACCGGCAAGACACTGCTGGCCAGCCGCCTGCCCGGCCTGATGCCGCCGCTGGATGAAGACGAGGCCTTGCAGGTGGCGGCGATCCATTCCGTGGCCGGTCGCGGGCCGCTGACCCACTGGCCGCAGCGGCCCTTCCGCCAACCGCACCATACGGCGTCAGCGCCAGCGCTGGTCGGTGGCGGCAGCCGCCCGCAGCCGGGTGAAATCACTCTGGCTCACGAAGGCGTGCTGTTCCTCGATGAGCTTCCGGAGTTCGACAGGAAGGTGCTTGAGGTGCTTCGAGAGCCCCTGGAAGGCGGCGAAATCGTCATCGCCCGCGCCAGCGGCCGGGTGCGCTTCCCGGCGCGTTTCCAACTGGTGGCGGCGATGAACCCCTGCCCCTGTGGATATCTCGGCGACCCCAGCGGCCGCTGCCGCTGCACGCCGGAGCAGGTCCAGCGCTACCGCGCCAAGCTGTCCGGGCCGCTATTGGACCGTATCGACCTGCACCTGACGGTCAGCCGCGAAAGCACCAGCCTGGCGCCCAGCGGCCCCAGCACCAGCAGCGCCGAACTGGCCGTGCAGGTCGCCGCCGCACGCCAGCGCCAGTTGGACCGGCAAGGTTGCGCGAACGCCTTCCTCGACCTGAAGAAGATGCACCAATTCTGTGCGCTGGGCGCTGAGGACCAAGCCTGGCTGGAGAAGGCCGGCGAGCGCCTGAACCTGTCGTTGCGCGCCCTGCACCGGATTCTCAAGGTGGCCCGCACCCTCGCCGACCTGCAGCAGGCGCAAGCCATCGGCCGGACGCATCTGGCCGAAGCACTGCAGTACCGCGCCGGTCATTAG
- the dapF gene encoding diaminopimelate epimerase codes for MLLRFTKMHGLGNDFMVLDLVSQHAHVQPRHVKQWGDRNFGVGFDQLLIVEPPSTPEADFRYRIFNCDGTEVEQCGNGARCFARFVVDKRLTVKKTIRVETKGGMIELTITNDGQVTVNMGAPRLAPEQVPFQADVEALSYGVEVDGQSYQLAAISMGNPHGVLRVDDVDSAPVRTLGPKLEIHESFPQKANIGFLQVVDPHQARLRVWERGVGETLACGTGACAAAVAGIRQGWLQSPVQIELPGGRLSIEWAGPGQPVMMTGPAVRVFEGQVRL; via the coding sequence ATGCTTCTGCGCTTTACCAAGATGCATGGGCTGGGCAATGACTTCATGGTCCTGGACCTGGTCAGCCAGCACGCCCATGTGCAACCACGCCACGTGAAACAGTGGGGCGACCGCAATTTCGGGGTCGGTTTCGATCAGTTGCTGATCGTTGAGCCGCCGAGCACGCCGGAGGCGGATTTCCGCTACCGCATCTTCAACTGCGACGGCACCGAGGTCGAACAGTGCGGCAACGGCGCGCGCTGCTTTGCCCGCTTCGTGGTCGACAAGCGCCTGACGGTGAAGAAGACCATCCGCGTGGAAACCAAGGGCGGGATGATCGAACTGACCATCACCAACGATGGCCAGGTCACCGTGAACATGGGCGCGCCGCGCCTGGCGCCCGAGCAGGTGCCGTTCCAGGCCGACGTCGAGGCGCTGAGCTACGGCGTCGAAGTGGACGGCCAGAGTTACCAGCTGGCGGCGATCTCCATGGGCAACCCGCACGGCGTGCTGCGCGTGGATGACGTGGACAGCGCCCCGGTGCGCACGCTGGGGCCGAAACTCGAAATCCATGAAAGCTTCCCGCAGAAGGCCAACATCGGCTTCCTGCAGGTGGTCGACCCGCACCAGGCGCGCCTGCGCGTCTGGGAGCGCGGCGTCGGCGAGACCCTCGCCTGCGGCACCGGCGCCTGCGCGGCGGCGGTCGCCGGAATCCGCCAGGGCTGGCTGCAATCGCCGGTACAGATCGAGCTTCCCGGCGGACGGTTGTCCATCGAGTGGGCAGGACCGGGTCAGCCCGTTATGATGACCGGGCCCGCGGTGCGGGTGTTCGAAGGCCAGGTACGTCTATAA
- the sutA gene encoding transcriptional regulator SutA, which translates to MSDEELEQDELDGADEDDGEELAAADDGEAEGNDGDEAPSSSGGGKKAKAAVEEEELPSVEAKQKERDALAKAMEEFLNRGGKVQEIEPNVVADPPKKPDSKYGSRPI; encoded by the coding sequence ATGAGCGACGAAGAACTGGAACAGGACGAGCTGGACGGCGCCGATGAGGACGATGGCGAGGAACTCGCCGCGGCTGACGATGGTGAAGCCGAAGGCAACGATGGGGATGAAGCCCCTTCTTCTTCCGGTGGCGGCAAGAAAGCCAAGGCCGCGGTAGAGGAAGAGGAACTGCCCTCGGTCGAAGCCAAGCAGAAGGAACGCGATGCCCTGGCCAAGGCGATGGAGGAATTCCTCAATCGCGGTGGCAAGGTGCAGGAGATCGAACCCAATGTGGTCGCCGATCCGCCCAAGAAGCCGGATAGCAAATACGGCAGCCGCCCTATCTGA
- the xerC gene encoding tyrosine recombinase XerC — protein MKLEADIDAYLEHLRSERQVSSHTLDGYRRDLTRLASLCEKASLSDWPALQVRDLRLFVARLHQQGLASRSLARLLSATRGLFQYLIREGRCRHNPADGLSAPKGARKLPRTLDTDRTAQLLDGGVEDDFIARRDQAVLELFYSSGLRLSELVGLDLEWLDLKEGLVRVHGKGNKVRELPVGRAARQAIEAWLPLRALASPQDNAVFIGRSGKRLTPRAIQLRVREAGVRELGQHLHPHMLRHSFASHMLESSQDLRAVQELLGHADIATTQIYTHLDFQHLATVYDQAHPRARRKHDGEPGAEE, from the coding sequence TTGAAGCTTGAAGCCGACATCGACGCCTACCTGGAACACCTGCGCAGCGAGCGCCAGGTGTCCAGCCACACGCTCGACGGTTACCGCCGCGACCTGACGCGCCTGGCATCCCTCTGCGAAAAAGCCTCGCTCAGCGACTGGCCGGCACTTCAGGTGCGGGACCTGCGCCTGTTCGTCGCCCGCCTGCACCAGCAAGGCCTCGCCAGCCGCAGCCTGGCGCGCCTGCTGTCGGCCACCCGCGGGCTGTTCCAGTACCTGATTCGTGAAGGCCGCTGCCGGCACAATCCCGCCGACGGCCTGTCCGCGCCCAAGGGCGCGCGCAAGCTGCCGCGCACCCTCGATACCGACCGCACTGCACAACTGCTCGACGGTGGTGTCGAGGACGACTTCATCGCCCGCCGCGACCAGGCCGTGCTGGAGCTGTTCTATTCCTCCGGCCTGCGCCTGTCCGAGCTGGTCGGCCTGGACCTGGAGTGGCTCGACCTCAAGGAAGGCCTGGTGCGCGTGCACGGCAAGGGCAACAAGGTGCGCGAACTGCCCGTGGGCCGCGCCGCGCGACAGGCCATCGAAGCCTGGCTGCCGTTGCGGGCGCTGGCCTCGCCGCAGGACAACGCGGTGTTCATCGGCCGCAGCGGCAAGCGCCTGACCCCACGCGCCATCCAGCTGCGAGTGCGCGAAGCCGGCGTGCGCGAGCTGGGCCAGCACCTGCATCCACACATGCTGCGACACTCCTTCGCCAGCCATATGCTGGAGTCGTCCCAGGACCTGCGTGCCGTACAGGAGTTGCTCGGCCACGCCGACATTGCCACCACGCAGATCTACACCCACCTGGATTTCCAACACCTCGCCACGGTCTACGACCAGGCGCACCCGCGGGCGCGCCGCAAGCACGATGGCGAGCCGGGAGCTGAAGAATGA
- a CDS encoding HAD family hydrolase, which produces MSIRLVTFDLDDTLWDVAPVMNSAEATLREWLAVNAAQLGPVPIEHLWAIRSRLLGEDPMLKHRLSELRRRILFHALIDAGYPQAEAGDLAEAGFQTFLHARHQVALFPEVHPTLERLANQFILGVLTNGNADVRRLGLADYFQFALCAEELGVGKPDPHPFQEALKRGGVAAEQAVHIGDHPSDDIAGARRAGMKAVWFNPGRKDWDGEEAPSAIIHNLSELPGVLAKL; this is translated from the coding sequence ATGAGTATCCGTCTGGTCACCTTCGACCTCGATGACACGCTGTGGGACGTCGCCCCGGTGATGAACAGCGCGGAAGCCACCCTGCGCGAATGGCTGGCGGTGAACGCCGCACAACTGGGCCCGGTGCCCATCGAGCACCTGTGGGCGATCCGCTCGCGCCTGCTGGGCGAGGACCCGATGCTCAAGCACCGCCTGAGCGAACTGCGTCGGCGCATCCTGTTCCACGCGCTGATCGACGCCGGTTATCCACAGGCCGAGGCGGGTGACCTGGCCGAAGCCGGCTTCCAGACCTTCCTCCACGCGCGGCATCAGGTGGCGCTGTTCCCCGAGGTGCATCCGACGCTGGAGCGGCTAGCCAACCAGTTCATCCTCGGCGTGCTCACCAACGGCAATGCCGACGTGCGCCGCCTGGGCCTGGCCGACTACTTCCAGTTCGCCCTGTGCGCAGAGGAGCTGGGGGTTGGCAAGCCGGACCCGCATCCGTTCCAGGAAGCGCTCAAGCGCGGTGGCGTGGCGGCGGAGCAGGCCGTGCACATCGGCGACCATCCCAGCGACGACATCGCCGGGGCGCGGCGCGCCGGCATGAAGGCGGTCTGGTTCAATCCGGGGCGCAAGGACTGGGATGGCGAAGAGGCGCCCAGCGCGATCATCCACAACCTTTCCGAGCTGCCGGGAGTTCTGGCGAAGCTCTGA
- a CDS encoding accessory factor UbiK family protein, protein MLPPKAFLDAISQQAGRLFGGESPLPKAELEAQFKVLMQSAFSKLDLVSRDEFDSQMVVLARTRARLEALEAKVAEMEAKLSPPAEAPAEHAE, encoded by the coding sequence ATGCTGCCGCCCAAAGCCTTCCTCGATGCCATCAGCCAACAAGCCGGACGCCTGTTCGGTGGCGAATCGCCCCTGCCGAAGGCCGAGCTGGAAGCCCAGTTCAAGGTTCTGATGCAGAGCGCCTTCAGCAAGCTCGACCTGGTCAGCCGTGACGAGTTCGACAGCCAGATGGTGGTACTCGCCCGCACCCGCGCCCGCCTCGAAGCACTGGAAGCCAAGGTCGCGGAAATGGAAGCCAAGCTCTCGCCGCCCGCCGAGGCCCCGGCCGAACACGCCGAATAA
- a CDS encoding lipoprotein produces the protein MKRLLLPFVALAVLTAALAGCGQKGPLYLPDDEKAKSEHSKDRYGL, from the coding sequence ATGAAGCGACTGCTGCTTCCCTTCGTCGCGCTGGCCGTGCTGACCGCCGCGCTGGCCGGCTGCGGCCAGAAAGGCCCGCTGTACCTGCCGGACGACGAGAAGGCCAAGAGCGAACACAGCAAGGACCGCTACGGTCTCTGA
- a CDS encoding ammonium transporter, producing the protein MTLRKYAGLGALLPLAMPGLALADEAAAPVLNSGDTAWMLISSALVLLMTIPGLALFYGGMVRAKNVLSIMMQCFAITALISILWVVYGYSLAFDTVGMEKGVVNFASFVGGLDKAFLSGLTNTGLTSAAALFPESVFVMFQMTFAIITPALIVGAFAERMKFSALLIFTALWFTLVYAPIAHMVWSGDGGLLWDWGVLDFAGGTVVHINAGVAGLVAALVMGKRKGYPNAAMAPHNLGYTLVGAALLWVGWFGFNAGSAAAANGTAGMAMLVTQIATAAAALGWMFAEWITHGKPSALGIASGVVAGLVAVTPAAGTCGPMGAIVIGLAAGVICFFAATSLKRAIGYDDSLDAFGVHAVGGIVGALLTGVFAAPALGGFGTVTDIGAQLFIQFKGVAFTIVYTAIVSFVILKVLDLVMGLRVSEEEETMGLDLSLHNERGYNL; encoded by the coding sequence ATGACTCTGCGCAAATACGCAGGGCTAGGCGCCCTATTGCCCCTCGCAATGCCCGGACTGGCCCTGGCTGACGAAGCCGCGGCCCCGGTCCTGAACAGCGGTGACACCGCCTGGATGCTGATTTCCAGCGCGCTGGTGCTGCTGATGACCATCCCCGGTCTGGCCCTGTTCTACGGCGGCATGGTGCGCGCCAAGAACGTCCTGTCGATCATGATGCAGTGCTTCGCGATCACCGCGCTGATCAGCATCCTCTGGGTCGTCTACGGCTACAGCCTGGCCTTCGACACCGTCGGCATGGAAAAGGGCGTGGTCAACTTCGCCTCCTTCGTCGGTGGTCTGGACAAGGCCTTCCTCAGCGGCCTGACCAACACCGGTCTGACTTCCGCCGCCGCGCTGTTCCCCGAAAGCGTGTTCGTGATGTTCCAGATGACCTTCGCGATCATCACCCCGGCGCTGATCGTCGGTGCCTTCGCCGAGCGCATGAAGTTCTCCGCCCTGCTGATCTTCACCGCGCTGTGGTTCACCCTGGTCTACGCGCCGATCGCCCACATGGTGTGGAGCGGTGACGGCGGTCTGCTGTGGGACTGGGGCGTGCTGGACTTCGCCGGTGGCACCGTGGTGCACATCAACGCCGGTGTCGCGGGCCTGGTCGCCGCTCTGGTGATGGGCAAGCGCAAGGGCTACCCGAATGCCGCCATGGCACCGCACAACCTGGGCTACACCCTGGTCGGCGCGGCGCTGCTGTGGGTGGGCTGGTTCGGCTTCAACGCCGGTTCCGCTGCTGCCGCCAACGGTACCGCCGGCATGGCCATGCTGGTCACCCAGATCGCTACCGCTGCCGCAGCCCTGGGCTGGATGTTCGCCGAGTGGATCACCCACGGTAAGCCGAGCGCCCTGGGCATCGCTTCGGGCGTGGTTGCCGGCCTGGTCGCCGTCACCCCGGCCGCCGGTACCTGCGGCCCGATGGGTGCCATCGTGATCGGCCTGGCCGCCGGCGTGATCTGCTTCTTCGCCGCCACCAGCCTCAAGCGTGCCATCGGCTACGACGACTCCCTGGACGCCTTCGGCGTGCATGCGGTCGGCGGCATCGTCGGCGCCCTGCTCACCGGTGTGTTCGCCGCGCCTGCCCTGGGCGGCTTCGGCACCGTGACCGACATCGGCGCCCAGCTGTTCATCCAGTTCAAGGGTGTGGCCTTCACCATCGTCTACACCGCGATCGTCAGCTTCGTGATCCTCAAGGTGCTGGACCTGGTCATGGGCCTGCGCGTCAGCGAGGAAGAGGAAACCATGGGTCTGGACCTCTCCCTGCACAACGAGCGCGGCTACAACCTGTAA
- a CDS encoding DUF1127 domain-containing protein, whose translation MTGMSDVRLTLYQQELLGLPEARVIPGGPRENRWQQFWRRLRTRKQLLELSDEQLRDIGISREQARLEAMRPFWRC comes from the coding sequence ATGACCGGCATGAGCGATGTACGCCTGACCCTGTATCAACAGGAACTGCTGGGCCTTCCCGAGGCCCGCGTGATACCGGGTGGCCCCCGGGAAAACCGCTGGCAGCAGTTCTGGCGCCGGCTGCGCACCCGCAAGCAGCTACTGGAACTCAGCGACGAGCAACTGCGCGATATCGGCATCAGCCGCGAACAGGCGCGGCTGGAGGCGATGCGCCCGTTCTGGCGCTGCTAA
- the lysA gene encoding diaminopimelate decarboxylase, producing the protein MDAFSVRDGQLFAEDVPLSAIAERFGTPTYVYSRAHLTQQYRAYADALAGVPHLVCFAVKANSNLAVLNVLARLGAGFDIVSRGELERVLAAGGDPAKVVFSGVGKTREDMRRALQVGVHCFNVESEVELERLQAVAAELGVKAPVSLRVNPDVDAQTHPYIATGLKENKFGIAIDAAEAVYARAAQLPNLDVIGVDCHIGSQLTSLEPFLDALDRLLALVDRLAARGIAIRHLDLGGGLGVRYRDETPPAPAEYIRALRERLGNRPLALVFEPGRNIAANAGVLLTRVEYLKHTQDKDFAIVDAAMNDLIRPALYQAWMDVTPVVARDSEARTYDLVGPICETGDFLAKDRSLALEEGDLLAVRSAGAYGFVMSSNYNTRGRAAEVLVDGSAAHEVRRRETLQELFAGESLLPD; encoded by the coding sequence ATGGACGCCTTCTCCGTCCGCGACGGGCAACTGTTCGCGGAGGACGTGCCGTTGTCGGCGATCGCCGAGCGCTTCGGCACGCCGACCTACGTCTATTCCCGCGCGCACCTGACGCAGCAATACCGCGCCTACGCTGACGCCCTGGCGGGCGTGCCGCATCTGGTGTGCTTCGCGGTCAAGGCCAACTCCAACCTCGCCGTGCTGAACGTGCTGGCGCGCCTGGGCGCGGGCTTCGACATCGTCTCCCGTGGCGAACTGGAGCGCGTGCTGGCCGCCGGTGGCGATCCGGCGAAAGTGGTGTTCTCCGGTGTCGGCAAGACCCGCGAGGACATGCGCCGAGCCCTGCAGGTCGGCGTGCACTGCTTCAATGTCGAATCCGAGGTGGAGCTGGAACGCCTGCAGGCGGTTGCCGCCGAACTGGGCGTGAAGGCGCCGGTGTCCCTGCGGGTCAACCCGGACGTCGACGCGCAGACCCACCCGTACATCGCCACGGGCCTGAAGGAAAACAAGTTCGGCATCGCCATCGACGCCGCCGAGGCGGTCTACGCCCGCGCCGCGCAGCTGCCGAACCTGGACGTGATCGGCGTCGATTGCCACATCGGCTCGCAGCTGACCAGCCTGGAACCCTTCCTCGACGCCCTCGACCGCCTGCTGGCGCTGGTGGATCGCCTCGCCGCGCGCGGCATCGCCATCCGCCACCTGGACCTGGGTGGCGGCCTCGGCGTGCGCTACCGCGATGAAACGCCGCCTGCGCCTGCCGAGTACATCCGCGCCCTGCGCGAGCGCCTGGGCAACCGCCCGCTGGCGCTGGTGTTCGAGCCGGGCCGCAACATCGCCGCCAACGCCGGCGTGCTGCTGACCCGCGTCGAGTACCTGAAACACACCCAAGACAAAGACTTCGCCATCGTCGATGCGGCGATGAACGACCTGATCCGCCCGGCGCTGTACCAGGCCTGGATGGACGTGACCCCGGTCGTCGCCCGTGACAGCGAAGCACGCACCTACGACCTGGTCGGGCCGATCTGCGAAACCGGCGACTTCCTCGCCAAGGACCGCAGCCTCGCCCTGGAAGAAGGTGACCTGCTGGCCGTTCGTTCGGCCGGCGCCTATGGTTTCGTGATGAGTTCCAACTACAACACCCGGGGCCGCGCCGCCGAGGTGCTGGTGGATGGCTCGGCCGCGCACGAAGTGCGTCGCCGCGAGACACTACAAGAGCTGTTCGCCGGCGAAAGCCTGCTGCCGGACTGA